A stretch of DNA from Cannabis sativa cultivar Pink pepper isolate KNU-18-1 chromosome X, ASM2916894v1, whole genome shotgun sequence:
ATCTAACTTTAGAGTTCAATTGTTTTAGtttcactaaaaaaaaatatgtaagacaaataatttttttaaaaaaaaaaaaaaaaattggaaaataatattttaatgttatttgattttttaatttttttatttgatttttttttttttttgagagattagttttaaaaaaattagcgaAATACTTCTATTTGGGtttataagtaattttatttttgaaaagtaaaaatatattttaaattatgaagTAAAACACATTGTGCTTTGGAtccttatctttttcttttagggaaatttacatggtatactaacttttgctatttttttacaaaaatactgtcaggcggaattttttacttttttactgtgtttttttataagtttcatactgcagtatactatgttaagttttcattggtgttctactggtgttttactagtgttctactgttgttttgagttgttctgctttgtgattttctggtattttataaaaacatagtatttttgaaaagatttccgtgtgacagtattttttaaaaaattaacccatattccagtatttttgtaagtttcccttctTTTATTCCCAAAACTAACCTTTTAACTTTGCCCTAGAATTCCAGAAATGGGCTCAAAAGCTTTTACATTCTTCTCTAGAGTGTAGTCCTCTTCAAGCCCTGGTAATATAGAGAATATAATTAAATAGTCCAAATTAGGTAAAcattatattcatatttaaaacttattctcttttcaaaaattaagggtgcgtttggaaagccacaatataattggatttgtgtgtaattggaggtaattacacaatttggcatgtttgtgtgaccatgtaattacactataagtttgtaactgtgtaattggaagtaattgaggggtttcaattacactctccaattctcatgggcccccatgagaattgaatgtaattactaggggtgttcattggatcacatccaatatttttaggcctatccagatccgatccaatcatatattggatgttagattttaccatccgatccgatccaattaatttcgtcatccaatcgatccaacatccattggatgttggattagATCCGTTCTATCtattggatgtatttcatatatatttatttatttaatttgggtttatccaatattttagacctagtattttttgggtcggattggatccatccaatattttagatccagtatgtattggatcggactggatccatccaatccaagaaaaaaagagtaaaactttaatgttaattttcatatatacatatagatttgacgtataacaatataaaatttaattactcatccaaactaaatgaaaatactaattagtttgattggatgttggatgtattggatttttagacaccccatccaccatccgatccgatccaattggatatttaaaaataacatccaatccgatccgaacACAATTGGATATCTAATGTTTGGTggtcggttgtaattggatcgATCGGTttacattggattggatcaatttatgaacacccctagtaattacactgtgtaattactaaaaactttccatattaaatattacctattaaaaaatattattttcctatgtaattactaactattttgccaaacaagatattaggaaatcatatgtaattaccacctcatatccaaatacaacttgcattttaaaatatagtataattactaaactgtgtaattactaccctagtaattaccctacctagtaattacacagttacttccaaacacatcctaaatattaatttgtagGTGTGTTACAATTGAGATTATTTATATTTGACATCCTAAAAACTAAAAACGAGGTTAAATAAAGTGACTAACCCCCAGCAACTTTTTCAAAAACATTAACCCAGATTCAATATTGAATTTAGATTTAACCAAAAAACCATAATCTGAGTCTACTTTTTTCTGTTTGGGGTTGAACTTGTTAGAAGTATTATTAGGtggaaaacttaaaaaaaaaaaaaaaaaaaaactgaaatttaaattaatttttacaaaaatactgtcacacaaaaattttttttaaaaatattatatttttataaaataacagtaaaacacaaaacagGACAACTAAAGACAACTAAAAATAAGGACAGCATAACTAAAAACTAACAATATAACATCAATCAAAATATAACTACACagttataaaacttacaaaaaaaaaagttcactAAATTGAAATTTTGAGTGGTGTAATTATCTCAATGTTGGCGTGTGTGGCCCAAAGCAGAATCACATGGGTGTTTATGTAACGCGAACATGCCTCTTCTTCAACAGCTGTCACCACGTGACACTTGTTCATAAAACAAAAACCACATTTCTTTTTACTTTTCCTTCACCCAACCCAAGAAGGGAATAGGAACCAAACCGATTAACTAAaatgttttttctttatttaaatttcttataaaatagttaaatattcttaggaaaacaaattaaacagAAAAAGACTATACTACAGCTTTTAAAATGagtgttttggtaaaattttatttagttcagtatttaaaaaaaaattaattaattttaatttttaaaaaaatttacagtaataaaaataaatttaaatatttactcggaaaataaatttaaatatttaattaaatgtattactgatttttttattattaaaaaagtttCTTCACTTTTGTtagaaatttttaaaactttacaaatacttaaataatgtcttcctcattttttttaagtataattCGATCACATAAGCCTCCACACACCCTTACTTGAGCTAACTTCAAGTAGTGGTGGTTTGGTCTTAAATAATGTCgaaacaaataaattatatttactgtTACTGAAACACAATTGTAGTAGTCTTAAATAATGCCAATagataaaaaatactaaaagataTTAGTATATACTTAttacaattaaatataatattttatataatttaatataaaaacatttaaaaaatattactaaccaATCACAAAAtaccaatttaaaatatatcggCACAAGctcattaaaaattaaactgaaACACACGTGTAGGAATACTAcagatttttccaaaaatataatagGCTTAACAACTAACAAAGAATAACTACTCACACCACCACCTTTGTTCTACTTACTTTGGCTTTCGATTTCTTTGCCTCTTTTGAAgggtaataataattattatttaattgattattatatatggttatttaatattatattgtaaataaatattacattaacgAACAAATTATAAGGAAAAACATATGACTTAAttctattattaataataattaatcatCACCTAATCACAAATGATAACTGTATTAATTCTCCTCCAAAATATCATACTAATCTAGAGATTttatactaaaaattaaaaaaactacgACTCTGCTAAGTTTCGAAAACGATCGAAAAAACTTAGAATCTGCATCTCAGGAGGCGGAACAGCGAAAAACTCACACCATCAGATTCGAAACTGATATAGCTAAGATGATCGCGGCTACAAATCCAGCACCAGAGATTCTGCTGTGACTATTAGATGGTGAAGGAGGGAGCGGTGCCTCAGACGGAGGGTTTCCGATGGAAGAACTGGGGGAAACTGCGGCTGAAGGACCAGAAGTCGGTGGAGCTGGTGGAGAGCTGGTTGGAGATGAGGTCGGTGGTGTGGAGATTGATGGAGCCGATGCAGGGGACGAGGCTGGCTGAGACGCCGTGGGAGCCGGAGACGGAGACGGAGACGGGACTGAAGTTTTGGATGGAGGAGTAGCAGTAGCTAGAGGCGGTGATGAAACAGTCGGCGGAGACTTGGTAGGCGAACCGGTCGGCGCCGATAATGGAGATTGAGCGAAAACAGATGAAGATCCAATTGCGAAAGTGATGAAGAACACAAGGAAGGTAGAGCGagccatctttttttttttgttagtggttttagagagagaaggtggaTGAATAGAGATATGTGAGAAAGACAGtggtatatatacacatattatgTAGAGGTCGGTTGACGGTGTAATCTGTAAAGGGAAATATTAGAGTACATTTGGAAACACCGGACATATTATGAACTGTCTTCTAATTTGTGACAACTGTACACGCCTAATctttagagcatctccaatagTAGTATTTTGTAGAATGTTTGATAAGATGAAAAGTTTAGATTGATATTCTTGAAATTTACATTGATGTCACACAATGACATTAATGCtatgtttttttaataaaaaattaaaagaattattacatggaaaatataaattaatacttTATTTGCAAAAATATCTCCAAAAAGTGTTGAcaatatttatacattttatgtgcttttaattaccaaaatacctctTACACTATCACTTACATCATCAGACGAAGATTGTTGGGTGGTTGGCCGAATGTTGCATCAGACAAAGGTCTCAATCAAGCGAAGGTTGCTGGGTGGTTgaccgaaggttgcatcagacgaaggtttcaatcctAGGAAGCATGAATCGTGGATTGATGTTAAAACTGTAATGCAACAGTTATATCTGTTGCGAGCCAACTAACGTGCAACTTAATTGCAACtaaaaaatgtaaaatgtaAATGTGTATATGTAAGATACTATTAGTCAGTATTTTTTTGTTACTGATCGATAATTACTTGTACCTTAATAGTAATATGTGGAGAAATAACTGTTATCAAAATATTTATGCAATTgttatgaaacattaaaaatcaaaacagtgtttccacgtacgtaattctatctacatgtctcttcgtgatttaatattaataaatttaccattagaaattcgaaaaataacaaaaatacaccAGGATAAACATTTTACGATAGTATGTAATATTTtagattatacttgagttggattatTTGGAGACTCCAGTTTAGATTTTTGAGATCTGCATTTCATGGATCTGAAAATTAAAGTCAGGGTATTAGTTTTATGCGAATTAAACTAGAGTTttggttgaattttagtttcgtagtagtttATCTGtacttttttttcataaattcgAAACAACCCCTGTTTTGATTGATTTTGGTTGTCTTCTCCGGTGAAGTCACcaattaatggtggttctctctctggttgaatttttgtttcattTGCGTTGAGTTGCTGAGTGGTTGGCCGATGGTTGCCTAGGAAGCATGGATCCTGAGTTGAAGGTGTGTCTAAGAGGTATTTGtgtaaaattttttttatgtgggatgtatatttgtttatttggccagataaaagtatttttgtaatattgttaccttttttggttaaaagtgaaaaaaaaatcaaaattaaaagtataatatatataatactttattaaagaaaaagatttatatataataatgtgtGAGATCATAATTATAGCATTTTTGAAAAGTTTTATACCATTGGAGTATTTTAGAAGTAAGGGTGCCAAAAATGATGTGGaagaaagataaaataaaatattatatctatGGATGGTGTAGAGATATTTAGCACCTTTAAAGAATACTacattggagatgctcttattTGACTAACTTAGTTGTCTGTTTTGCAATAAAGATGAAAAAGTGAATATCATTTTGGAtcatgtgttttgtaaaagttacagattggaccctttattttgttaattgacAAAATGaatcctgtattttctaaaatggtataaAGAGAaccctaaattaattttttgttaaaataaaacttaataacaatCCGATCTAAAGGTGTTATGATAAAATTGGTTAATTTTTTTGCATCTTTTCGTGTTAGGAATTGTTTTCAAATtagttataataaaaaaaaattatcgatAATTGAGCTCatggtcctatttgtaccattttagaaaatataagatcttgtcatttaacaaaatagaaagtctaatttataacttttgcaaaacacaaggtctaaaatagtatttaccaaagatgaaatcaatattttttttaagatcatTTTTTTCCCAATTCCCAATCAAGATGCCcaatttaaacatttcaaaaagAAAAGACATGCCGAATTAAaacttatgaaaaaaaaatacacattcctaattatttaaattattaggaATGTTTTTTTAAGAAGCCAATCTAAATAACATGAGCATTTATAGTAAAACATAAATGTATTAGTTCTAAGAATGCAGatatatattctaatttaatttataataataaatgctCACTATTTGAACATTTAGACCCGCGAACTCGAAAAACTCGGTCACCTGCCCTGACTCGCtgcctaaaaaataaaaaaacattaaaacccGTGTGGTCGGGTCGGGTTCAACCCAAAATTACCCCCACGGGTTTCGGGTTCGaatattaaaaagtattttttttagtcgAGTTCTAACTCGTGACCTGAAAATACagcaaaaaaaatattgttttattatattaaaaagttaataatattaatttttagtttatcaCACTTTACTTTTTACTGTTCATTCAATACCTACCTACTCAATACTCACTATTTGAACAAGACCAACATAACCAGTAAAACAAATGGCTATAGTAGATGAATCGTTTTTCAAAACAATAAAACCATGTCCTGAACTGAAGAGCATGATTACGACAGATCTTTATAGTAACAATGATAATAAATCCACCTACTTTTCTCAGAAACCAGCCAAtgtgataaaaattaaaagccaATGTGATAAATGAAACTTGGTTGTCTGAGCCTTTTCTTGGGAACCCAAAAGCCAatgtgataaaaaaaatatatggcatttttaaaaattaaaattcatttGAGCCCAAAAATGACATTCGGGCTCAACCCAATAACATCCGAACCCGACCACGCCTAACCCGCGCATACC
This window harbors:
- the LOC115696277 gene encoding classical arabinogalactan protein 9-like; protein product: MARSTFLVFFITFAIGSSSVFAQSPLSAPTGSPTKSPPTVSSPPLATATPPSKTSVPSPSPSPAPTASQPASSPASAPSISTPPTSSPTSSPPAPPTSGPSAAVSPSSSIGNPPSEAPLPPSPSNSHSRISGAGFVAAIILAISVSNLMV